Proteins encoded together in one Candidatus Nitrosocaldus cavascurensis window:
- a CDS encoding TIGR03560 family F420-dependent LLM class oxidoreductase, with protein sequence MGMSNHHDSRLEFGVLLPQGWIDDLKGLGFEYIKRFALTAEALGFSLWAYDHFIPYKEYRPFIGKPMLECWTLLSSIAGVTSKARIGQVVTCNSYRNPALLAKMASTLDYISNGRLEFGIGAGWYEEEYVSYGYQFPSARARIEQLDEALNIIRAMWVDEEASTFHGKYHKVINAVNYPKPVQKPHPPIMVGGSGRLLLKVAAKHADIYNCPFVDVDELTDKLRVLKEHCINIRRDYSTIVKSLLMRVIIADRHETLIDKIRVVKRSDESIDWFISRNKGSTIIGTPDDVARELQGYAAIGVRHFILHPLPIEEDLESLRLLIDACKKV encoded by the coding sequence ATGGGCATGAGTAATCACCATGACTCTAGGTTAGAGTTTGGCGTACTTCTCCCACAGGGCTGGATAGACGATCTCAAGGGGCTTGGGTTCGAGTATATAAAGAGGTTTGCTCTAACAGCAGAAGCACTAGGCTTTTCGCTATGGGCGTATGATCACTTCATCCCATACAAGGAGTACAGACCATTCATAGGTAAGCCAATGCTTGAGTGCTGGACACTACTATCTTCCATAGCAGGGGTGACATCAAAGGCAAGGATAGGGCAGGTTGTAACATGCAACTCATACAGGAACCCTGCTCTTCTAGCAAAGATGGCATCTACTCTAGATTACATAAGCAATGGTAGGCTTGAGTTTGGTATAGGGGCTGGATGGTATGAGGAGGAGTATGTATCATATGGCTACCAGTTCCCAAGTGCTAGAGCAAGGATAGAGCAGTTGGATGAAGCACTCAATATAATAAGGGCAATGTGGGTAGATGAGGAGGCAAGCACGTTCCATGGCAAGTACCATAAGGTTATCAATGCTGTGAACTATCCTAAACCTGTACAGAAGCCCCATCCTCCTATAATGGTTGGGGGCTCTGGTAGGCTCTTACTTAAGGTTGCTGCAAAACATGCTGATATATACAACTGTCCATTTGTAGATGTAGATGAGTTGACTGATAAACTGAGGGTACTCAAAGAGCATTGCATTAACATCAGGAGGGATTACAGCACTATAGTCAAGTCATTGCTTATGAGGGTGATAATAGCAGATAGACATGAAACGTTGATTGATAAGATTAGGGTAGTGAAGAGGAGTGATGAGAGTATAGATTGGTTCATATCAAGGAATAAAGGCTCAACCATTATAGGTACACCAGATGATGTTGCAAGGGAACTTCAAGGCTATGCTGCTATAGGTGTTAGACACTTCATCCTCCACCCACTCCCAATAGAGGAGGATCTTGAATCACTGAGGCTTCTCATTGATGCATGTAAGAAGGTATAA
- the cobJ gene encoding precorrin-3B C(17)-methyltransferase: MVGSNGNSSIGRLYIVGIGPGYEEHMTFRAKQCIMDSNIVIGYETYIDLIRHMLDGKEVYAYAMTQEVDRANHAIDLASKGNIVSLVSSGDPGIYGMAGLVYEVLAERDWDGMNPYVEVVPGVSALNACAALVGSPLMADFAVVSMSDLLVPWDIIVKRVEAAAQGDFVIVIYNPQSKKRVHQLRDTRDILLKYRSARTPVAIVKSAYRDSQSIVLTDLEHMLEYQDHLGMLSTIIIGNSSTFIYKGLMINPRGYKSKYELVREQV; the protein is encoded by the coding sequence ATGGTGGGGAGTAATGGCAATAGTAGTATAGGCAGGTTATACATAGTTGGTATAGGCCCAGGGTATGAGGAGCATATGACCTTTAGAGCAAAGCAGTGCATTATGGATAGCAATATAGTGATAGGGTATGAGACCTACATCGATCTTATAAGGCATATGCTGGATGGTAAAGAGGTATATGCATATGCAATGACCCAAGAGGTTGATAGAGCCAATCATGCGATAGATCTAGCAAGCAAGGGTAATATAGTCTCTCTCGTCTCTAGTGGGGATCCAGGGATATACGGCATGGCCGGTCTAGTATATGAAGTGCTAGCAGAGCGTGACTGGGATGGGATGAACCCATATGTTGAGGTAGTGCCAGGTGTATCAGCACTTAATGCATGTGCAGCACTAGTAGGCTCACCATTGATGGCAGACTTTGCAGTAGTTAGCATGAGCGACCTGTTAGTACCATGGGATATAATAGTGAAGAGGGTAGAGGCTGCAGCACAGGGTGATTTTGTTATAGTCATATACAATCCTCAGAGCAAGAAAAGGGTTCACCAACTTAGAGATACTAGAGATATACTCCTCAAGTATAGGAGTGCAAGAACCCCAGTTGCAATAGTCAAGTCTGCATATAGGGATTCACAGAGTATAGTGCTTACAGATCTTGAGCATATGCTTGAGTACCAAGATCATCTTGGGATGCTGAGCACTATAATAATAGGAAACTCATCTACATTCATCTACAAAGGGCTCATGATAAACCCTAGAGGGTACAAGAGCAAGTACGAACTTGTAAGAGAACAAGTGTAG
- a CDS encoding CBS domain-containing protein: protein MSYPSEEEREGGGYEYEDIESLLNKPVEYVLTTNVVTLEGSMSAADAASIMKERNSRSVLVTHNGEAIGIVTKTDILFKVMAQGKNPNKVRLREIMSSPIITISPKTSISDALAVMEKHVLRQVIVSSGSTVIGMVTREGLFERIHKASMVTSQTALKGTPVCIINPKAIAYVKEAVEAKLSCPYCGSPFDDKNALSKHIDRLHIGSGVLEGDVRRIIE from the coding sequence ATGTCATATCCATCTGAAGAAGAAAGAGAAGGGGGAGGGTATGAGTATGAGGATATCGAATCTCTACTAAACAAACCTGTTGAGTATGTATTGACAACAAACGTAGTTACGCTTGAAGGGAGTATGAGTGCTGCAGATGCTGCTTCAATCATGAAGGAGAGGAACTCTAGGAGTGTGCTTGTAACACACAATGGCGAGGCTATAGGTATAGTTACGAAGACAGATATACTCTTCAAGGTTATGGCCCAAGGCAAGAACCCCAACAAGGTTAGGCTAAGAGAGATAATGAGTTCACCAATCATAACTATATCACCAAAGACAAGCATAAGCGATGCTCTAGCAGTTATGGAGAAGCATGTGTTAAGGCAGGTTATTGTAAGTTCTGGCTCAACCGTTATAGGCATGGTTACTAGAGAAGGTTTGTTTGAGAGGATACATAAAGCAAGCATGGTTACATCACAGACTGCATTGAAAGGCACACCTGTATGCATAATAAACCCAAAGGCTATAGCGTATGTTAAGGAGGCTGTAGAGGCAAAGTTATCATGCCCATACTGTGGTTCACCATTTGATGACAAGAATGCCTTATCAAAGCATATTGATAGATTGCATATAGGTTCTGGCGTGCTTGAAGGGGATGTTAGGAGGATAATAGAATAG
- a CDS encoding B3/4 domain-containing protein, with translation MSIDGSDHTSMVSIHIAEEVRDYRVSLYAKAMDVKVRHNHDYSNVMDELKARLTLSKDDLKNHPVVRALRDFYWRLGIDPTKVRPSSEALARRFLMGKMPRINNVVDAGNIASIETLVPIGIYDLAMVKGRLVLRRAISNEEFIDITGKASRLTGKEIVLADEQGVIHVFPHRDALRTSVKDYTSRILVVGCYIMDGMDASLARVAVDRTIELIKASLS, from the coding sequence ATGAGCATCGATGGTAGTGATCATACAAGTATGGTAAGCATACATATAGCAGAGGAGGTTAGAGATTACAGGGTAAGCCTGTATGCAAAGGCTATGGATGTTAAGGTAAGGCATAACCATGACTATAGTAATGTTATGGATGAGTTGAAGGCTAGGTTAACGTTGAGCAAGGATGATCTGAAGAACCATCCAGTTGTTAGAGCATTAAGGGACTTTTACTGGAGGCTAGGCATAGATCCTACAAAGGTTAGACCATCAAGCGAGGCATTAGCAAGGAGGTTCTTGATGGGGAAGATGCCAAGGATAAACAACGTTGTAGATGCAGGCAATATAGCATCTATAGAGACCTTAGTACCAATAGGCATATACGATCTTGCAATGGTTAAGGGTAGGCTTGTACTTAGAAGAGCTATAAGCAATGAAGAGTTTATTGACATTACAGGCAAGGCTAGTAGACTTACTGGGAAAGAGATAGTGCTTGCTGATGAGCAAGGGGTTATACATGTATTTCCCCATAGGGATGCGCTTAGAACATCGGTCAAGGATTATACAAGCAGGATACTTGTAGTTGGATGCTACATAATGGATGGTATGGATGCATCGTTGGCTAGGGTTGCAGTAGATAGAACGATAGAGTTGATAAAGGCATCTTTATCATGA
- a CDS encoding P-II family nitrogen regulator translates to MKKIEAIIASEKVDIVYRALKRYGVDNIFIVNGYGKGLFQIVLTGARGTGSYKPELMPASKIELIVADREVEDVLDIIAKNAGIGVNEGLVGRAVITPIEQIRRLEKTVKV, encoded by the coding sequence ATGAAGAAGATAGAAGCAATAATTGCATCTGAGAAGGTGGATATTGTGTATAGAGCGTTGAAGAGATACGGGGTTGATAACATATTCATAGTTAATGGGTATGGCAAGGGTCTCTTCCAGATAGTGCTTACAGGAGCAAGGGGTACTGGCTCATACAAGCCAGAACTTATGCCAGCATCAAAGATAGAACTCATAGTTGCTGATAGGGAGGTTGAGGATGTGCTAGATATAATAGCAAAGAATGCAGGAATAGGCGTAAACGAGGGGCTTGTTGGAAGGGCTGTTATAACGCCCATAGAGCAGATAAGGAGGCTTGAGAAGACAGTTAAGGTATGA
- a CDS encoding P-II family nitrogen regulator has translation MKRIEAIVRTEIMPDLKIQLERFEIYGLSMHNITSPNITSRNGAVGRGGGLGEFLTKVELIVSDRDAKRVIDTISAVSGKHKEYTKIFVSSLEEIVDVSHMHVIKDLEDVNDSEDRTRKQDSSIASSGVDGEHGNYSNEDSTDRIDASSGEYEEQEKRSRLVPLQKYTLMRVLKFYNANKDTLRSEYRIKSFSDFVNFCILGYLPIIESEIKQQSIEGRSKLLRI, from the coding sequence ATGAAGAGGATAGAGGCTATAGTTAGGACAGAGATAATGCCAGACCTTAAGATACAGTTAGAGAGGTTTGAGATATATGGCTTGAGTATGCATAACATAACCAGTCCTAATATAACCTCAAGGAATGGTGCTGTAGGAAGAGGAGGCGGTCTAGGTGAGTTCCTTACAAAGGTTGAGCTAATAGTAAGTGATAGGGATGCAAAGAGGGTTATAGATACTATAAGTGCTGTATCTGGCAAGCATAAAGAGTACACGAAGATATTCGTCTCCTCTCTTGAGGAGATAGTGGATGTATCGCATATGCATGTTATAAAGGACCTTGAAGATGTTAACGATAGTGAGGATAGAACCCGTAAGCAGGATAGCAGCATTGCTAGTAGTGGTGTTGATGGGGAGCATGGCAATTATAGCAATGAGGATTCTACAGATCGTATAGATGCCAGCTCTGGTGAGTATGAGGAACAGGAAAAGAGAAGTAGACTCGTGCCATTGCAGAAGTACACCCTGATGAGAGTACTCAAGTTCTACAATGCTAACAAGGATACGTTGAGATCAGAGTATAGGATAAAGTCGTTCAGTGACTTCGTTAACTTCTGCATACTTGGTTACTTGCCAATCATAGAGAGCGAGATAAAGCAGCAGAGCATAGAGGGGAGGAGCAAACTACTAAGGATATAA
- a CDS encoding ammonium transporter, translating into MAIDTGDTAWMILSTAMVFLMIGGVGFLEAGLIRAKNALGILMKVYQTATIGLIAWFIIGFSLAFAPSEHGWIGTFDYAFMRGVTLEPMDYAPTIPGYLFFLFQGMFAAITVALISGGIAERMRFGPWLVFIFIWMIFVYGPVAHWIWGGGWLAQMGARDWAGGIVIHVAAGFSSLAGALALGRRLGFGKAETMAQHNVPYQFLAAFLLWFGWNGFNGGSALASNEAAVAAIVSTNLAAAAGAITTLLAGWAKSKKPSTSLAANGCIAGLAAVTPAAGFIEAWAGVVIGAVAGVVFYGFVLLFKEKLRVDDACDVIAIHGMTGVWGSMGVALFASPMVTGGALVGVAYGSAELVGVQALAIVVTAAFAFTLTYIIMQIMNKVTPIRLKPQEEEAGEDVVLHGEKAYLTV; encoded by the coding sequence ATGGCAATAGACACTGGAGATACAGCGTGGATGATACTCTCGACAGCGATGGTCTTCCTCATGATAGGAGGAGTAGGCTTCCTTGAGGCTGGGCTGATAAGGGCAAAGAATGCACTTGGCATCCTCATGAAGGTGTATCAAACGGCTACCATAGGCCTAATAGCATGGTTCATAATCGGCTTTAGTCTTGCATTTGCACCGTCTGAGCATGGATGGATAGGCACATTTGATTACGCATTCATGCGAGGTGTCACGCTAGAACCCATGGATTATGCACCAACCATACCAGGCTACCTCTTCTTCCTCTTCCAAGGCATGTTCGCTGCAATAACTGTAGCACTGATAAGTGGAGGTATAGCAGAGAGGATGCGCTTCGGTCCTTGGCTTGTCTTCATCTTCATATGGATGATATTCGTGTATGGACCAGTTGCACACTGGATATGGGGAGGAGGCTGGCTTGCACAGATGGGTGCTAGGGACTGGGCTGGAGGTATAGTGATACATGTGGCAGCAGGGTTCTCATCACTAGCAGGAGCACTTGCTCTAGGTAGAAGGTTAGGGTTTGGCAAGGCAGAGACCATGGCTCAGCACAATGTACCATATCAGTTCCTTGCAGCATTCCTGCTCTGGTTTGGTTGGAATGGTTTCAATGGTGGTAGTGCTCTAGCATCAAATGAGGCAGCAGTTGCAGCAATAGTAAGTACTAACCTTGCAGCAGCAGCAGGTGCGATAACAACCCTCCTTGCTGGATGGGCTAAGAGCAAGAAGCCAAGCACTAGCCTTGCAGCAAACGGTTGCATAGCAGGTTTAGCAGCAGTTACACCAGCAGCAGGGTTCATAGAAGCATGGGCTGGAGTTGTTATAGGTGCAGTTGCTGGAGTTGTCTTCTATGGTTTTGTGCTCCTCTTCAAGGAGAAGTTAAGAGTTGATGATGCATGTGATGTCATAGCAATACATGGTATGACTGGTGTATGGGGCAGCATGGGTGTAGCACTCTTTGCATCACCAATGGTAACTGGAGGTGCACTTGTAGGAGTTGCATATGGTTCAGCAGAACTTGTTGGGGTACAAGCACTTGCGATAGTTGTAACTGCAGCATTTGCATTCACATTAACATACATAATAATGCAGATAATGAATAAAGTAACGCCTATAAGACTAAAGCCACAGGAGGAAGAGGCTGGAGAGGATGTAGTACTGCATGGAGAGAAGGCCTATCTAACTGTATAG
- the phoU gene encoding phosphate signaling complex protein PhoU gives MRRLLDVGINRLSNLLHDMSRLSQECVAMAIDAYLKDRSVVQEVYAKANQLAILKEEVNDLAVELMIRYQPVATDLRFISSCMEVAYDLVRFGRYAYDIAQIREQFGDLGRCDKSIIAEMSEMVSEMLKDSISAFNNKDEDLAERLIRMDDMVDSSYKSNLKKIVETGMDIRCALSSVLVMRYLERIADHAVYIGELVRYMVSGERAR, from the coding sequence ATGAGAAGGCTCCTCGATGTTGGGATAAATAGGTTATCGAACCTTCTACATGATATGTCTAGGTTATCTCAGGAGTGTGTAGCGATGGCAATAGATGCTTATCTAAAGGATAGAAGTGTTGTGCAGGAGGTTTATGCAAAGGCTAACCAACTTGCAATACTCAAGGAAGAAGTGAATGATCTTGCAGTTGAATTGATGATAAGGTATCAGCCAGTTGCAACGGATCTTAGGTTCATAAGCTCATGTATGGAGGTAGCATACGATCTTGTAAGGTTTGGGAGATATGCTTATGATATAGCCCAGATAAGGGAGCAGTTCGGCGACCTTGGCAGGTGTGATAAGAGCATCATAGCAGAGATGTCAGAGATGGTGAGCGAGATGCTTAAGGATAGCATAAGTGCATTCAACAATAAGGATGAGGATCTTGCAGAGAGGCTCATAAGAATGGATGATATGGTAGATTCATCATACAAGAGCAATCTTAAGAAGATAGTTGAGACTGGTATGGATATAAGGTGTGCATTATCCTCTGTGCTGGTCATGCGTTACCTTGAGAGGATAGCAGACCATGCAGTATACATAGGTGAACTTGTAAGATACATGGTGAGTGGTGAGAGGGCTAGATGA